The genome window CAGAACTAGCCTCAACATCTGAGGTGGCTGCATCTCTCAGGGCaagcgacccccccccctccaaacttcGATGTGACCCCATTTCAGCTGAACAGAATAGACCGGGCAGCCCAAGCTCACCCGTCACCACCTTTAATGGATGGGGAGGGGTTACGAATGGTCtaagcccccttccccctttaaaAGCAGTCCAGAGGGATCGTTCCCATTCAGCCCTCTGTTTGGGCCCGGCCTGGGGGCTCTGTGTCCAAAGGAGCTGACGGGGGTCAATCCCCAAGTCCGGCAGCTAATCCAGAAAGCCCATCTCCACGGCCTCCGCCACCTCGGGGTGAAGCAGCCGTGTAGCCAGACGCTCAATGTCATCTAAGCTCAGCAGCCGCAGGCTCCGCTCGTAATCCTGAGGAAGAGatgggggggaaagagaaaaatcaaACAGAGCCCCATCAGGAAAGTCACTTCTGTgacagaacctccatgttctgGACTCAAAAGAGGACTCGGAGGCCATCGAGTCCCACCCCCTCAAAATCCAGAATTAAAGCCATCCTCTGCAGCAGTTGTCCATCCTCTGGCTGAAGACTTCCAACAAGGGAAGAGCCCGCCACTcctgctaggtcaggggtagggaacctgtggctctccagatgttcaggaactacaattcccatcagcctctgtcagcatggccaattggccatgctggtaggggctgatgggaattgtagttcctgaacatctggagagccgcagattccctacccctgtgctaggtagTCCATTCAACTGTacaactgtcaggaagtttcgtCATAGTTTCAACTGATATCTAATCTTGCCCTCTGGGGTAGCAGAAACGAGTCTCTGCTTTCTTCTATGCGTTAGACCTTCAAGGTACTTGAACATGATGACCACGTCTCCCCTTGGTCTCCCCTTCTCTAcacaaaacaaacccagttctcttcagctggagcagcagtggcgtagtggttaagagcaggcgcactctaatctggaggaaccaggtttgattccccgcttgccgcctgagctgtggaggcttatctggggaattcagattagcctgtgcactcccacacacgccagctaggtgaccttggcctagtcacagcttctcggagctctctcagccccacccacctcacagggtgtttgttgtgagggggggaagggcaaggagtttgtcagcccctttgagtctcctgcaggagagaaagggggggatataaatccaaactcctcctcctccttcaacctTTCTCCCTGGCCCGTCTTTGTCAGCCTATTTTGGATCCATTTCAGTTTGTCTCCAccttcttcctttttaaagagTGGTACCCAGAACTGAGTCACAACCCTTCAGATGACGTCTGACTAGTTCGGAACAGCGCAGAGCCCCCAGTCCCTGCGACTTGGATTCTATTCTCATCTTCACGCTGCCTAAAACGGCAGCCGCCTTCTTTGGTGGGCAAATAACACTGACCTGCATTCAACTTCTGACCGACTGCAGTCCCAAGATTCCGTTCCTGTGGACCgcatccctcttttttttttgcctacaaGCAGCACTTGGGATTTGCTGACACTCAGCCCGGCTTTCCTAACCTGTCGAGATGATGCGCAACCAGCAGCTAAATCACCCCGGATTCTATAGGAGATGGGAAACTGAACAGGACGAGCCAACACAGCCCATTCGACTCGGCGACCGGACTTGTGTTCTGGGAGAAATTCCATCCCTTCTTCTGCTCATTCAAGGTTCTCGGACAAATCACAGTCTTTGGTTCATACCTGACTGTGTACCAGTGCAACCCTCAGCAATCGTTCCAGAGACCATCTCAGAGACAGAGCCTTAATTCCCACTCACACCTCAGTCTATTCAGTCACATCTGACtgccagaaatggcaaaatggcgGCACACAGCCAAGCCCAGTCTGTTGTTCAGTTCTCTTGCCCGttaaatacttggaaattttTTCTCTCGAGAAGGATCCACAAAACAAAGATCGCAATCCTATTCAAAAGTTTTGGCCAAAGAGAGACTCGCAGCACCTCAACAATGTGAGTTGTGGCCTGGGCGCTTGTGAAGCCTGACACCATCATACATTCATCCGTTTGCACAGTGCCACAAGACACCGTTCTTTTGGCCAAAGCAGCCTACCACAGCTAACCATCTGAGGGGGAAAAACTATTCTGCAAGAGTCTGGTTGCTTTTATATACATTGGATAATTCACCTCAGCCACTGTTTACACTTGGGGTTTCTTAATTcccactgtaaaatccagctgaaaacaGTCGCCATCAtgccttgaaagtgcattattcgacATGCACGAAAGCAGACTGAAACCACTAAGCCAAGCATACTTACCAGGTAATCCGCTGAATTTTGTGGATGTTAGGGGACAGCCCAGGTGCTACAGAAAGCAATCTGAGCAAAGCCCAAGGGgacccgccccgccccgccccgacTCTCCCACCACCGCCTGACAATTCAccttctgcagctgctccagCACTTTCTCCGCATCGGCTGTACTGTAATGCCTGCCCAGGACTTGAGCCAGTGTGTGCCAAACAGCAGGTGTCTGGGGGGAGCCACATCTGCGGCCCACTTCCTCGGGGGACGCCTTCTCCGGCGGCTTGATCACCAGGTTCAGCTTGGACTCCGGCCCAATGGAGTAATCAGAGAGGCGGTGTTCATCTGGGAAGAAAAAGCAAGGTAGCCTGTCATGGGGAAACGGCACGTTTGGGAGTAgagggggcgggcgggcagggggtggggacatgACAGCCACATCCTGGCTGCCATCTCATTGAAACTTTCACAAAGCTGCACCCCCTTTTCTGCTGTGGATTCACAAGCCATTCAAAATCGTCTGCTGCCACCAGAGACTATGAATACGCTCCCTGTGGGCAAAGTTTCCAGTTGCTTCATATCGATCACAAAATAGGTCTTTGTTTCTTTAGTTACTCTTACCCTGCTTTTCCTTCAAAAGGGGAGACCCAATGGAGCTTACAACGCTgtcctcctctccttcattttttgTTCTGACTCATAAATTTTCCCCCAGTGCCCAAAATTGCAGCACCCTTACGGAGCTAGACAGATGTCTGCAAGGATACTGGCAAACCAGGGGATGTGACTATCGCTGGCGGAAGGCATTCGAACCCTTCACAAAGGGTTATAACCCTTCACGAAGAGTATAGCACACAGGTTATAACCCTTCACGAAGAGTATAGCACACAGGTTATAACCCTTCACGAAGAGTATAGCACACAGGTTATAACCCTTCACGAAGAGTATAGCACACAGGTTATAACCCTTCACGAAGAGTATGGCACACAGAAACAGATAAGATGGAAACCACCAGCTGCCATCAGAACTCTCCACCAGGACATTCGGGAGATATCCGTGCAGCTGAAAAAGAAATCACTGGGCCCCGTTGGTTCACAGAGGATCTTAATGGGGCCACTCGGGGGACAACAAGAGCCTCCTTCAGCAAGTAgacaaaagctttttttaaaaaaaatggctaaaaTGCTCACCAACCCTCCATCCAACTTAGTTCCACAAAACTTATTCTACCTTATCATTCCCATCTCCATCTGCAACACCCTGGTTCTGTTTGCTTTCTGGTTTCAAGTCACAGCAGAATTATGGAGgtcctttagggttttcaaggcaacggaCAAACAGAGGCactttgccgttgcctgcctctgtagcaaCCCCAGATTTCCTCCCATCCTAGTACAatctagggctgaccctgcttagctttcacaACAGCAGGCTGTTCAGGTCAACATACTGTACGTCTCTTATCCCCCAAACCAATCTCAGATGCCTCTCCCCCAGTACCACTGGGGCACAGGAGTCCTACAACATAGTCACTGTGAGCCACGCAGAAGCCCCGTACGCACAATATACTGACCTACTGAGCAACTACACGGTAAAGGAAAGTGAACACACTAACCCTACCCATTCCCTTCCAGGGCGTGTCCTCTGCTGAGCGGCAGAAAGCATACAAGCCACACAGACCTCTGCAATCAGGCACACACTTCCTCCTTGTGCATGTGCAGCTCATTTGCACGTAGGTTCTCTGTCCACATGTGGCAAATAGGCAAGGGCAGGGCAGCATTCAGTATCCCTCGACACACGCTGCACACATCCTCACCTCAAGCAGACCAGACAACACCCTCTAGAAATGGGGTTCTTAATCTATCAGGTCCGCCTGCTCCAGGGAGGTGCGAGTCATCTCTCAACTATACATTGTTCCATGCAaattttacatacacaaaaattaTTTCCACGAAACTGTTTCATTGCTTGTGTCTGTGTTCATTTCAGTGAGTATGCATTTTCAGGCTACCGTAGAGCCTAAATTATAAGGCtctggatgaaaaaaaaagtttgaattttTGGGTCCTAAAAAATGCAAATTCACGCCGCCTCCAGTTTAGGATGGATTCACGGGAGGTGTGGGTCATAAGATCTTTTCCAAGAGAGGTGCATTAGCAAAAagttttggaagaagaaggagagtttggatttataccccgcctttctctcctgtaaggagtctcaaggtagcttacaaactcctttcccctcctctccccataacagacaccttgtgaggtaggtgggcctgagagagttctgagagaagcatgactggcccaaggtcacccagaaggcttcatgtggaggaacaaatccagttgaccacATAGGACTTCGCCAcccatttggaggagtggggaatcaaccccggttctccacagtagagtccaccgctcttaaccactacaccatgttggtaaAAACCATTCCTCTAGAACATATATGTGCGCATATACTGCTAATGTTCTGAACTTGCCAGAAAATGGGCATTACTTTGATGCTATTTTATACTGGCTCAGCCCACTGGCCTGCCTAGTGCAACATTCAGACTTCTGACTGGCCACGGTTCTCAGAAAAGGTCTTTCTGAAGACCTGCTAGTGTCCAATGACACTTTTGAGACCAACAAGGTAttcagggtatgagcttccaCAAGTCAGAGATAACGAAGCtcataccctaaaaatcttgttggttttgaaAGTGATAGTGGGttcaaatccagctcttctactgctTAGCAACTTGGCAACCTTCTTCAAGACCTGTTTCCTGAGCTCTATGGGTGGAGATACCAGGAACTGGACTTGGGGCCATTTAGATACTTTCTTCCTCAAAAGAAGCCACCTGTGGCTTTTGGAATGAACATCACCTCACTCCAACCCCAGTCTgaacaaatgccccccccccccccccccatctacttCATGCTCACTCACCCACCTGCCAAAGCTTTGCCTTTGAAAAGCAGGCGCTGCTGGGACACGGGCACGTTCAGCTTCTCTGAGACCAGGTGTTTGACAGCGGAGATACGCTCGTCTGGGGATACCTGGGAAGAGAAGTGGCGATGACGTAGGTCTAGGACCACAAATGAACACAtgctggtggggaggaggaagaggggagggtaTGCCCGAGAAGACTTTTAGCCATTGTCAGAAAGGGTTCGCATCAGCAATCCCTACCTTTGAATGAGAGACGATTCCCTTCACTCCCAATTCCTACTCCCAAAAAGTTCTCCGTTGCTCCAGGGTAAGATCTTTTGTACTGGTTTAACTGACAGCTGCCAACTTtttgtggctgtgttctggtggCTTTCACAGTTGCATGAAAGGCAAACATGTGTTTTTCTCTACATGAAGATCTGCTGTCTTGACACAGAGCTTTTGTCTGGGCAGAGCTTCGGGAAAGAATGGCCACAGCTTAGTTGCAAAAAGCAGGAGCTGAACCAGAAGTTGAAAACTCTGCCGACCAACCATTCTGCACTTGTTACTTGATCACAGCAAAATGAAGCAGTCTAATAAAGGCCCATCCTTACAGTGTTATTGTGTTATCACGCCCACACATACACGATGCTTTGAGTGCTTTGGCGCAGCACTAGATTAGCCGTTCCATAACAAGAGGCGCAGGATCCTTGGTCTTGTACGGTGAATACTCGAAGCTGCCCCACACCAACACAGCCCCTTAATCCATCAACAACAccttccagtgatggtgaacctttttgagactgagtgcccaaactgcaaccccaaacccacttatttatcgcaaagtgccaacacagcaatttaacctgaatactgaggttttagtttagaaaaaaacggttggctccgaggcgtgcgttacttgggagtaagcttggtggtagtcggtggctttgctttgaagcaaccgtgcaactcttccaatgggtgtgatatgaacatatagtttatgacagtgatggtgaacctatggcactggtgccagaggtggcactcagagcccactctgtgggcacacgcaaacagagtttgtcatgggggggggaattgcccccccacacacacacatctaggctggcctgggccgctgggctcaattattagcattaaacctaattttggggaagcaatataggtaaccctgttaagcactgttaaaccccactgattttcatgcaaagaaataaagcacgatccttaacctggtagtaagcttggttgctggcaatggggcttgcttctgagtaaaccctcctagggtcatgattcacccattcgaagagttgcatggttgcttcaaagcaaagccaatgactaccaccaagcttactcctgagtgacacatgcctcagagccaaacattttttctaaactaaaacctcagtattcaggttaaattgtcatgttggcacttggtgataaataagtgggttttgggttacagtttgggcacttgctctcaaaaaggttcgccatcactggtttatgatgttttaagccattgtatttaatcatacaagttatatgagagtaaatcactgggcaccaagcacttcagaagcttactttagttggaagaaacgaaactcatggggcagcctgacactgagtttttcaggtggtttgggaaaacagggccccaccaaggagaaaaggaattagcagaagctcacaaatacagataaaggtaaaatagaaaccagtagttgttatagaaaccttttacgtaaGGTGTTTTTGAcgtaagtttcaccaaatatgggaatggacaaggtgtggaaagcaaggtgggctttggagaggagtggagattcaaatggcaatgtgtacgtattccaaatctagccaatggtcagaagacaaggagggatgtttgtaagagggtataaattatgttacacaagcaacagcccctttgaacctcctccctgttgctaacagaggagagttccctcttctgcgcagaattgaaagaaaacaatacatctctgaacactgaagaagctttcggatggttatttttgtaaccggtcagagcttttgctttgtggacagggccttgccctgtgtcTATcaggtgaatcatgatcctaggagggtttactcagaagcaagccccactgccagcaactgagcttactcctaggtaaaggatcacactttagttcttcgcatgaaaatcagtggggtttaacagcacttaacaggtttacctacactgcttccccaaaactaggtcttaggtttaatgctaataattgagcccagcagcccaggccagcctagatgtgtggggtggggtgggggtgactgtttgcgggtgcccacagggagggctctgagtgccacctctggcacccgtgccatgggttcgccaccgcCTTATCCACTCCTACTGGCAGGGCCTTTCCATGATCTCAGGCAGAGCTCAGCCAGGATTACAGCAGCCCCTCCAAATTACACTCTTCTGCTGGCTCCAGGTGGAcactggagatcttccagaactacaactggtctccagacaacagcgACCAGTCCccctgcacaaaatggctgctttggagggtgggctcaatGGCATCATCCCATAGTGAGgaccctcccctcaccaaaccccgcCGTTACcaggcgcccccctcccccaaaaaaaacctttagGAATTTCTtcaccgggagttggcaaccgcAGCTAAAGCCTCCCCCGCCCCTTTCAGGTCCTCCTAGggggcttccttccctcccttcccctgctggCCTCTGGGCGGGGGAGCTCAGGACGACGTGGGCCGGGCCCAGCACCTCTTGGCCCGCAAGGGAGGAGGGGATACCTGCAGGCTGCACTCCCGGCCCTGAAGCGCCTTCACCGTCAGCAGCATCTCGGGATCCCGCAGCCCTTCAAGCCGAGCGGCCCCTTTAATTGAACCATAGACGCCTGGAGGGAGGGCCAAAGACAGAGCGGCCTAGAATGGAGAAAGGGGGCTACACAGGCGAAGGAGAGCCCCGGCAGTCCCTCGCTCGATAAGGGCAGCACGTTCGGCTGCCATAGAGAGGAGGGCTAGAGAAGTTTGAAGCGGAACTAGCCTCTCGGGCGGGGCGGAAATAACTCGTCGAGGCAGGAAGAGGGCCGGAAACGGTCGTTTGCCCTGTCACGTGACTGGCATTATCACAGAGAGGCCAATTGTTGCGGTTGTAAAGCGACAGCGAGGTCGGGTGAATGGAAGGTTTTACCGTAAGGAAAGGGAGAAGGTCTCGTTGGTTTTCTTACACGATTTCAGGTTCTCAAACGCAGACGGTGCGCTCACCAGGGGAGAAACAGGACATATAAATAAGGTCAAGGAAAGttaaattcttcttttcttcactttatttttaaagggaggcGGGAGCTAGAAAAATTATGCAGCCACACCGCCATAGCTTGTCTGCCTCTTAAACCACAGGACAGGCAGAAGTTCAACAGATAAAGAATGGAAATGTTCACCAATTTGTTTTCTACACATGGGAGTTGCAAGCTCTCTTTTGccgtgaaaaacaaaaaaaaggagtcTTGCTGATGAACAGAGAATCGGGGCCCCTGTGGGGGGGTCGTTATAATGACAAGGGGGTGTCGTTATAACGACGTGGAGGGTCAGGGTGGCGTGGTCTGGGGGCGGGAAAGGGAGTTCTGCTGCCGCCGGTGCCGGTTTGGAA of Sphaerodactylus townsendi isolate TG3544 linkage group LG03, MPM_Stown_v2.3, whole genome shotgun sequence contains these proteins:
- the UBL4A gene encoding ubiquitin-like protein 4A; translation: MLLTVKALQGRECSLQVSPDERISAVKHLVSEKLNVPVSQQRLLFKGKALADEHRLSDYSIGPESKLNLVIKPPEKASPEEVGRRCGSPQTPAVWHTLAQVLGRHYSTADAEKVLEQLQKDYERSLRLLSLDDIERLATRLLHPEVAEAVEMGFLD